The window GCACACTCGATCCTTGAATTTAAAGAAGATGATTTTCAATGGAGAAGGGTAAAAGAGAAAATAAATCGGAGGAAGAAATAATCCATTGGAAGATACTTTTGACTTTGAAAAGAATATGTCAAATAAAAGAAGAGAATAAAACTTAATCGCTTTTCCGGCCCCGTATGATATATGCAACCAATCTTCAAGATATTTTGTTctattttctccttttttttctttcaagtGATTTTTACACGACGAAATGTGAGATGGAAAAAAAACGGATGACTAAATTATAAATGGAAGTTAGAGTCGAGAGAGTGAGAGCGTGGTGTTACTGTATTTGGGAGTGAGAGTTTTGGAAATGCATGTTTTTCAAGGGCTCAAAATTTTTACAAAGAAGCAAAGTATAAATCAGTTTTCTTTCAAGCATTTCCTCTGAGACGTGGAATGAGTGCCGAGCAGGTGAAAGACGTGGAGTGAGAAGGGGTAAAAAGGGAATAAAAGGTTGTGTCCTCCCTTGAGCAGTTTATATAGATGTctcaaatataataaaatactagAGATGACATGCATCCACACGTAGTGCAAGTCAGCGATAGGCTCTAGCCTTggcttaaaattatttttattattagtaGTAGGTATAGTATATATCTAATCTTAGCCCACTTAAGATTTGATCCAATATGTTGGAATATTTTAAatcttgtttatttaatttaataaaaatgttgATCTAACGTATAATTACAGAGATTAATCGAACTAAATTAAAGAAGaatattcataaaaatatattgtagTATGCACACTTAGGCCATGTACATTGTGCTACTTCATTGGCTAATTAAATCATCGCACACCAAGGGGCGAGGATCTCGAACGCAGATGTTTCCACGTGTGGGGAAGATAGCGGCCATCACGCGGAGGATAGTGTCTAATTAAATCTTCGCACTCCAAGGGGCGAGAATCCTCGTGAGTAGCTTGTTTCGAATCCTAGTAACTTTTCGACCTAGCACCTTCCTTTCTGTTCGATTCCAACCGCGACCAGTCCCTTTCCGATGAGATTTAGTGTACCCACCGCTTGCTACCGCCCTATTCCGACGGGCATAGTTTTGCTTAAGATTAGAAGTTTTTAGTTTTCGCACCACTTTGTTCCGCCCTCGAAAACAGTTTGGACTTGAGCATTATTTTCTTCCTTGTCTGATGTACTAAACTTGTAAGCACATATTATGTAAGTGTCCACTgcattttgctgatgtctttttGATGTTCAAAGGCGATTTCATTTAAGTGTGTTGATTATGGTTCTACAAACCTTTGACTGATCATCAGCGTTATTTTGTGCAATATTCATTCCTTCAGTGTTGTAGGTCCATGAATCAGTTCATGTCGTATTCATTAATTGAAATATATCCTACAATTTTGCACTTGAAGGTCTCAAACTTCGGTAATGCATCAGTTTAAACAATTTCACGATTTCTTTGCAGATTAGTGGTCAAATTATGTACTCACTCCGGTGTGGGCGAGGAGGTATTGCAGCATGTACAATTGGACAGCGAACAACAATTTTGGTTGGTTTTCCAATATAATTACTAATGTAAATAGTTAACCAGCCTTATTAATGGCTAATATCTACCACTCTGGGACCCTTTGTTCAAATTTGATTTGCATATCTTCTTTGGACTTCACGTACAAATCTGCCAACTGAGAGAACAGGTTGAAAGACATGTAATAAATAGAAGCAGTTGGGTAAGTTCCTCCAcaatatatttgtatatttaaAGACCTCTTGTTACTCATGCTTGCACGTACAGATCCTCCACTTTCATGCAAATTTCTGAGCCTTTTCGAAAACATTTCTGTTACTTTTAACTTAGGTTCTGAAGATACTGTCACAAGCCCCTACATTGTACCGATGATTGATCTGTGTTCGGACGATGAAACCAATACGGTTAACAAATGTGACAAGTGTGAAGTGAAATGCCAGGTTGTTGACATGCTTCAACAATCATCTGATTTGCGAAACCGGAGGAAGAAAATGAAGTTATGTCACCCAACAATGGAGCTACATCCCCTCTCTAAAGAAGAAGATGACAACACGAAGGTCAACCTTCGATGTGCTACCAAAGGTGAAGTGTCGAAGATAAAATTGGCTAGTCATGGCAAATCGGCCATCGTCGTCATTAACCTCACCACTGAGTCCACTGGTAGTATGGTTAAGAGTGGACTAAGTTTCGTTCGTTCCCCACACTTTTGAATGCATGGCATAGTACTATCCCTTTTGTCACCATGTTACTAGATTAGACACGTTGTTAGTCATGTTTCCATCGGTGGGGAAGAGCAGACTTTGTATCACCATTTTGTATATGAACGTTGCAAATTAATGACAACGGAGTGTTTTTAGACCACTACATCCTATTGCTTTTGTGATCTTGTGGTTTTATTCCTCACCTTGACCTCATAATTTCAAAGTGGACAAGAAAGATGTGCATCCTCTTACATTCTATGGTCTGTAAGCAATGACATTCATATTCTGGATAAAATTAAGCGTATCACACTTTGAATAAGTACCAATCTGATGTAAAAAAATTTACCACAAATGCAGTATTTTTTGTAATCGTACACGtacattaaatattttttacacACGGCTAAGGTTCGTATCCATGAAACAGACTGAAAATGAGCAAAACACATAACCAAAACAAGTATTGTTTCTATGCCCTTCAAAAAAACTAGAATCATAGAggtgaaaattgagtgagttaaaATTATTCATCTGCACAAAATGCTCAGCTTCTTCACCCATTATTGTCCGCCCAAAAGCCTATTCACTAAGCTAATATTTCCACGATCACCTAAACGTTGAAACAGAGCCAAGTCGTTGTGGTTGTTAAATAACATTTTAGCAGCAAGCACTTGCTCGTCCTCCGAAAGATGAGTCATCTCGTCCAACGCATTCAACACCTGTTCTTGTGCATCCGAAAGGTTCTCCTCTGAAGAAAGCTTCTTGATCAAATCTGTCATTGTGTTTTGAGTTATGTCGGCGAGGTTTTTGATGGCTTCAACAATTGTCTGTTCGTCTTCATTGCCTTTCTtccttttcttaatcttctaaGTTACACATTCCTTACGTTTTGATGACGGGGTATTAGTCTCAGATTTAGAGTCTTCAGCAGCTTCAACTGTGTCGAATGTAGGTGTCTCGGCGAGCCACACAGCAGTACGTAGTTCATTGTCTATGTTTAGGACCTCGTGAATTGCATTCTCAAAATTGGTTGTGCGCTCACCGGTAGCACGATCATTTCCAAATATCTCACACCAGTCATGATAATGTGTCCACTGCTTGTGTCTCATTGCATGTAATGTCGGATCGGTCTACGATAAATCGAAAAAgtaataaagaaaattaaaCTTTGTAACGAATACATAAAATTAACATTGAAAACAATACATTCACGATTGTCTCCCATGTCTCATCTGTCACATTGATTGTGTTATTAGAATCGTTCCAGCCCACACCACTTTTGCTTAATAATGTCACTATAGTACCATATGTCTTCTTCCACACGTGGATCTTTGAATTGATATGTGGATTTCCACGTAAGCTATTCCCGCAGATAGATTCCTGCATTGCATTCTCCAGCAGATTTAAATAACCAACCTTAAATCCATTCTCACTTTTCCATCCCTTTGTTATGACATCTTTCAGTGCGTGGATTAGAAACTCTTCTTCTCGAGCATTCCAACTACGTCGGGTCTTGTCCTGTTTTTTGGTCTTCCTGACAACGCTTGCGGAAGATGATCCACTATCCATAAACAGTTCACTGAGTTGTTTATCTGTCTCTGTACAAAACACAACATACTTCAACTGTGTCACAATGCTTGACGAAGTAAAGACCTACGGAAATACGAATCAATCAATAGTGAGAATGTTATATtcaacaagtttatgaaaacaTACATTAGTCAACAGAAAGTCACGATTGACAGACCCTTTGGTAAATAGACCATAACGAAACAAATAACAACAAAGTGAAAGTACAGTAGGTAACAATTGAAATGAAATACATGCAAGTTAATTGTTCATGTTCCACATTGACATTGCTAACTCGTCTTTCCAAGCATCCCACCCAATTGAAGACTCCAAACTGTTGATGAAATCATTCTGTGTGTCATTAACCGGGCTACCAATATTTTCTTCAACGTTGTCCATTGAATCTTCATCCATATGAGTTCGTATGAAATTTTGTAATAGAATGAAAGCCAAAATTATATGGTTATGAACTTTTAGTGGGTAAAACGAAGGACTTCGAAGGATTTCCCATCTTTTTTTCAACAAACCAAATGCTCTTTACGTTACGAGCTTGAGAGTGTCTCCAGTTGAACAACTCCTTGTAATCTTGTGGACCTCAAGCACGATTGCCCAAGCATCGCGATGATACTAACACGGCGATACGGCGTCAAGAAACCCTCAACATTTGTATATCCATTATCACATAGATAATAAGAACCTGCATTTTCGTAACACCAATACTGAGAACGTTGACATATCTTCTCTACTACAATGATTGGTGTAAAATCTTGCTACAAAAATGATAAAGAAATATAAACCTCTAAAATACAGATATAACCTCATGGAACTCTCAATGAATCATCCCTATTTATCGCATAACTCGAGCATATGCCGCAGATCCCTCCCAGCCCGTGAGAGCTTATATGAAATTCATATCGCGGTCAAATACCCCCAACACATTCACCGCAATAGCACCTTTCTGATTTCTGTATCTTGCTTTATCTCGGCAAGGGACATGTACACCGATATGTGTTCCATCCAATGCGCAAGGCAATCCTGCAAGCAATGTGTAAGTAACCTTTATATCGTCGAACCACTGACTAAAGAAACCAAACTACAAAAAAAGAGATAGACCGAAATGAGGTATTACCTTAAAACATTTCCATGCTTCGTTTCTACAATCTTCATCGACATGAGACGACTTGACAAGGAGTAGTGGATGTAACTTTAGCAACGCTTTAAGAACATCATGAAAATGAGCACTAACTGTCTGTCCACTACGTATGTAATCATGCCCAGCAACCCGATTCTTTTTATGATGCGCCAATATAGACAAGAACATGGCCACTTTCTCTTCGACTCGTGCGTATCTTGACTCAACTAAACCTCCTAAGTTTGTTAACAAATAACATAGTCGTCCAAACGCGGTTCGATTCATCCTTAAGTTATTCACACATTGGGTATCTCCGACTTCAATAATCCTATGCAAATTGCTCAATTGAGCATTTACTCTTTGAATCATGATGTACGAAGCAGCTTGTCTTCGACGAGTAATTGAGACCATTCGTGTATGCTTTCGTATTAGGAGGCATAACATCAAAAAAGAGCGAAATAACATATGGTTGACCAGCAGAAGGATAAAAATTTTTCTACGTTGCTCCATGTTGTCAGTAAACTCAACCGAAAACTGGAAATTTATGTGTGATTACCAATAATATGACAGGGATATTGTAAACAAACACATGTGATTTAATATATTCGAGAGCAACGGACATGGATATTAACAAAAATGCAGAATGCAAATATGTATTTCAATTATCAGCTCTCAAAAATTCAATACAATAAAGACAAATAAATTTGTATAAAAATTAAATGGTAattaagaaaaacaaaaaatgatGCATTAACAATTACGTACAGAATGATGAAGAAAAAGAATGACAATTAATTTTCCACTGCCATAAAAAAAAGCAGAAAAAGTTTTGAACTAAATTGGGGGAACTTGACAACTAACCAAACCTCACTTCGACTGCATAGCACAAGCTTCCCCAGGCTCGCAATACAAATAAATGACACCAAAACTGAGCATAAGTCATTATTTTCAACAATACGACATGGGAGAATGAAATACTGCACAATACAAAACCCATTTGAACAACTACACAAATTACCTCGAGTAACGAAAGCTTAAAATCCGGCTGCACACAACAGAAAACTACGCcactgtgaggcccggggccgaagagggcggggggtgatcgccggtgccatcagttgcacggacaatgagcggcttctGGCagacttctaggtggagggaacatgaaggaaccgacccacacgggaatgagagggattccgagactgttcaatataatggactgtacagttgaagagggcttaaaagatttgatttgtactactcatatcacgaaggtgcatcttcttttcggtagctcatcacataagaactctaaagttaagcgtgcttaacttggggcaattttgggatgggtgacctcctgggaagtttcccagggtgcgtgtgagtgaggacataagcacgctggaaagaccagtcttgatacagtgaggacagtcatcgaatctggggcgttgcagttggtatcagagccgacccctcttagtacggtgtggttagaggacgaaccaagcggaagctggtgggcatgtgaggcccggggccgaagagggcggggggtgatcgccggtgccatcagttgcacggacaatgagcggctcctggcaggcttctaggtggagggaacataaaggaaccgacccacacgggaatgagagggattccgagactgttcaatgtaatggactatacggttgaagagggcttaaaagatttgatttgtactactcatatcacgacggtgcatcttcttttcggtagctcatcacataagaactctaaagttaagcgtgcttaacttggagcaattttgggatgggtgacctcctgggaagtttcccagggtgcgtgtgagtgaggacataagcacgttggaaagaccagtcttgatacagtgaagacagtcatcgaatctgggacgttacagttggtatcagagccgacctctcttagtacggtgtggttaggggacgaaccaagcggaagctggtgggcatgtgaggcccggggccgaagagggcggggggtgatcgccggtgccatcagttgcatggacaatgagcggctcctggcaggcttctagatGGAGAGAATATGAAggaaccgacccacacgagaATGAGAGGggttccgagactgttcaatgtaatgggctgtacagttgaagagggcttaaaagatttgatttgtactactcatatcacgaaggttcatcttcttttcggtagctcatcacataagaactctaaagttaagcgtgcttaacttggggcaattttgggataggtgacctcctgggaagtttcccagggtgcgtgtgagtgaggacataagcacgctggaaagaccagTCTGGATAtagtgaggacagtcatcgaatctggggcgttacagccACACTAAGGGCTACGCCTTCACAGAAACGAGAAGCAAGCCATGGAAGAGAGATGTTATGAGGTTCGTAATTTAGGTCGGTGGGATAAAGGGTAATTTGGGGATGGTAAACCTAAAGATCTACTACTGTTCATGTCAGGATTGATTATACCACCAAATAATTAGGATTACTTTCTCTTCTTTTCATGGCTACACAGTGGAATAATCACGGACCGGAAGTTATCAGTGCGTACCTAAAAAACCTGTCAAACAAAGGGTAGTTCAATATTTCTTCCTTAATCCTCCGGTAATCACTCATACCAAACGATGcctataaggataagttaaggataaataacaTGTAGgatgtatgattttaataagagtgattaaatttatacattagattgtaatgacaaaattaatcttatcataataaattttataatttcaaagttgttgtttgagttcatattttttatttgttcatacgcccatagtgcttgcatgatttatttttttttacctatttttatatattatataatatgataattgagctctTGATTTTGTGGGTCAagttaaatatcaatttttaaggttaatcgggtgatactaataattttattcagatttataaaattattatataatatctcaaattcatttatataattatcatattatataatatataaaaataaataaatatatttatttgattttagtttttacctactagcatagatttataaaaatcatttataaattgagggtaaaattatttatcaagggatCATGGGCTTTTTAAAAAGATACCAAACATAGGATAAAgaagattatttatcaatccctccTTTATcttatgtaccaaactatgtctTAACAAGCCTAGCAACCGACTTTTCTCGCGAGGACAAAATCCCTACATGCAGAGACGGATTGATATAAGGGCTGtactgggctgtagcccagcccattttcaaaaatttagcgacggtttttcaaaccgtcgctaatatttgcgacggtttgtacAACCGTCGCCGATGGGGATCGGCGACTGTTTTAATTAtaccgtcgctactagcgacaGTTTATTCAAATGTGAAtaaaaacagtcgctattagcgacggtttttcaaaaaacagtcgctaatggCGACGGTTGTTCCAAAAACCGTCGTACATCCGTCCAATCAAGTCCGGACCATTTATAAGGATGAGACCAATacattttattcttgtttaagATTATAACTTGAACTATTTGAAAATGGAACATCAATCTGCTGCAAAGAAAGGAAAAACATTGATATCTTCTTTCTTTAAGAAGAGAGATCGTCAAGCTAGTGAAGATACTTCAATTCCTACGGTCCTTACAATGCAACATCAATCCAGTGAAAGTCTTCTATTTCCCAATATCCAAATTCCTTCATGTTCCTCTCCTAGAGACGATCATCAGTCTTCGTCTACTTTTATTGAACGAGATCCGGGAAAAAGAAAACAGATATGTGAATATCATGTTAATGTACGAGATGAGATAAGACGTTCATATCTAAATATGGGGCCTTATCAACCAGATATGTTGGAGTATCCAGGTACGAAATTTGGAAGCCAGAATCGTCGTTTTCAGAAAAAATGGTTTCAGAAATTTTATTGGTTGGAGTATTCGccttcaacaaataaggcatattgtTTCTATTGCTTTCTTTTCCTGAATGATGTTAATTCATCTAATATCTCGGCATTGGTCAATGAAGGATTTGACAATTGGAAAAGGGTAAACCAAGGAAAAACATGTGCTTTTCTTTCCCATATTGGTTCTGCAGCTTCTTCACCTCATACTATGTGTGAGagaagggctgaaaatttgatGAGGCCCTCACAACATATTGATAAAGTGATGCATGCACAATCTAAAgaggaaaaagagaaaaatcgTCTGCGTTTGAGCACCTCAATTGTAGCTGTTCGTTGGCTAGCACTTCAAGGTTGTGCTTTTAGAGGTAACGATGAATCTCTATCTTCATCTAATCGtggaaattttcttgaattggtGAAGGCTTTTGCAAAAATGAATATAGAAATTGATGAAGTTGTGCTTGAGAATGCTCCAAAAAATGCCCAATATATCGCTCCAGAAATTCAGAAAGAGATTTTACATATTATGGCCAATAGAGTACGAAAGATGGTTCGTGAAGAAGTTGGAGATAAATACTTTTGTATTCTTGTTGATGAAGCCCGAGATATATCTAAACGAGAGCAAATGGCCATTATATTGAGGTTTGTGAACAATCATGGGATTTTGACAGAAAGATTTTTTGCCATCAAAAGTGTTAGTGACACTACCTCAATGAATTTGAAAAATGAGATATCAAATGTTCTTGTTCATCATGATCTCCATGTTAAGAAAATCAGAGGCCAAGGATATGATGGTGCTAGCAATATGCGTGGAGCCTGGAATGGACTTCAAGcattatttctcaaagattgtcCCTATGCATACTATGTCCACTGTTTTGCACATCGTTTACAACTGACATTGGTTTCTGCAGCTAAGGATGTTAGTGTTATTTGAGAATTCTTTTCTCATTTGGACAATATTGTTAATATTGTCACTTCTTCTACTAAGCGCATTGCTGAATTACATACTGCACAAAGAAATGAAATTGAGTATATGTTGTCAATTGGAGAACGTGATTCTGGAAGTGGTGCAAACCAGATTGGTAATTTGCAACGAGCAGGAGCTACTCGTTGGAGTTCTCACTATGATTCGGTAAAAAGCTTGATAGGTATGTACACTGCAACTTGCAAAGTTTTTGAAGTTCTCAGTGATCATTCTCCAAATGGAAGAGCTAAGGCTGAAGTTCGGGGGATTTATAGAAACATGGCAAGCTTTGAATTTGTGTTTATTTTGCACTTAAtgcataaaattatgagaacaaCAGATACTCTTTGTCaaattcttcaaaaaaaatCTCAAGACATTTTGACTGCTATCACATTTGTCACTACTACCAAAACTTGCCTTCAAGAATTTAGAGAATGTGGGTGGAATGAATTTCTTCAGGAAGTTAAAGTTTTTTGCTCAAGAAATGAAATTGATGTGCCTGATCTTGATTGTCTATATAAGATTGGACGTTCCTGTCGGCAAACTacaatagaacatcattaccactttgatgtttttaatgcagcaatagatttcattttgatggagttaaatactcggttcaatgagtcatcggtggaacttctttctcttagtacagctttagatcctaaaaattcatttgactcatttaacagtgatgatatttgcaagcttgcgaagaagttttatcctggagatttcacagatcaagaaattgttactttggagtatgaattgatacattataaacttgatgtgatgcagaatttaaaggtttctacacttgttgagttgtgtcagcaattgaccgagagtggacggtcaagtgtttatgttatgttgactagattgattcatcttgttttgacattacctgtgtctactgccactactgagcgagctttttcagcaatgaagcatgtgaagacggcacttcgcaataaaatggaggatgactttcttgccgattgtttgacactctatattgaacgagatttagctaaacatattgatgtaaattctattattgatgaattttatgttttaaaatctcgtAGGGCACAACTttgttgaacgatataatgtatttttttaataatatataacttatcatattgagttcaagcctcCCTCAACttttattcctggatccgtcccaGCCTACATGGGTAGCCATTTCTGGGTACATGGTACTTGCCACAAATCCCTGCGCAGCTCTTCCACACATTTGCCATAATTTTTACTTTATTAtctgtttttattttatgaGTATAATTATGCCTTTGTTTTGTTTCGTTTCCCCGCTATGCTTTCAATGCTCTGTCTCCGTGTACGTATGTTATGAATCATTTATTAGAATCGAATATTTCGTATGCGTTGATCTTGATTATTTGATTTCCGTTTTTTTGGAGTTACGTTGCAACGAATCGGACTGGAGCATTGTGTTTGGAGAAATTAAATCCGGCTGCAGTCTTT is drawn from Primulina eburnea isolate SZY01 chromosome 10, ASM2296580v1, whole genome shotgun sequence and contains these coding sequences:
- the LOC140842869 gene encoding uncharacterized protein, whose amino-acid sequence is MEHQSAAKKGKTLISSFFKKRDRQASEDTSIPTVLTMQHQSSESLLFPNIQIPSCSSPRDDHQSSSTFIERDPGKRKQICEYHVNVRDEIRRSYLNMGPYQPDMLEYPGTKFGSQNRRFQKKWFQKFYWLEYSPSTNKAYCFYCFLFLNDVNSSNISALVNEGFDNWKRVNQGKTCAFLSHIGSAASSPHTMCERRAENLMRPSQHIDKVMHAQSKEEKEKNRLRLSTSIVAVRWLALQGCAFRGNDESLSSSNRGNFLELVKAFAKMNIEIDEVVLENAPKNAQYIAPEIQKEILHIMANRVRKMVREEVGDKYFCILVDEARDISKREQMAIILRFVNNHGILTERFFAIKSVSDTTSMNLKNEISNVLVHHDLHVKKIRGQGYDGASNMRGAWNGLQALFLKDCPYAYYVHCFAHRLQLTLVSAAKDVSVI
- the LOC140842868 gene encoding uncharacterized protein; this encodes MVSITRRRQAASYIMIQRVNAQLSNLHRIIEVGDTQCVNNLRMNRTAFGRLCYLLTNLGGLVESRYARVEEKVAMFLSILAHHKKNRVAGHDYIRSGQTVSAHFHDVLKALLKLHPLLLVKSSHVDEDCRNEAWKCFKWFDDIKVTYTLLAGLPCALDGTHIGVHVPCRDKARYRNQKGAIAVNVLGQDFTPIIVVEKICQRSQYWCYENAGSYYLCDNGYTNVEGFLTPYRRVSIIAMLGQSCLRWEILRSPSFYPLKVHNHIILAFILLQNFIRTHMDEDSMDNVEENIGSPVNDTQNDFINSLESSIGWDAWKDELAMSMWNMNN